In the genome of uncultured Sphaerochaeta sp., the window CTCGTTGTATATCGCATCGCCGTCCGGACCGAGGCGGCCGATGCACTTGCGCTTGTGTTCGCCGCGCTTCTTCTCGCTGTTCCAGAAGGCTTGGTCCTCGTAGAGGTAGGTGACACCGTTCTTCTTGTTGGTGACACGGATGATTTTCGTCGGTTTTGCATTGGCATCTATCATAGATACAATTATACCTATGTTTTATGCTTTTGTCACGTACTTTTTGCCAATATTTGCAACTATTTAAAAGAATTACTGAATTCCTAGATATAATTTGGACGGGAATTTGAGATCCCTACATCTTCAAGCGCAAATCCTTCCATCGGTTCGGGCCATTTGAGCCCTTTACCCAGCAGGAGAAGGCCTCTTTGGTTGAGCACTTTGCCTCTGTTGTTCCCTTGGATGCTTCAATCAAAACCAAGATTTTGCTTGTCCCGATCGGGCAAACCACCTGCAAGCGAGGTGAGTACTGCATCCTGATCTACAGTGAACAACGTGGAGCCTATTTGGAGAACGCGGGCTATATGGGAGCCCAGCTTGATCTGTTGTTGGCTGGGAAGGACATCGGATGCTGTTGGTACGGGGTGGGAAAGCCAAGGCAGGAATCCTATGAAGGCCTTCGGTTTGTCACCATGCTTGCCATCGCCAAACAGGAAAGCTCGTCCTTTCGCAAGGATTATACCAAAGCCAAGAGAAAATCAGTCGATGAGATCTGGGAAGGGGATGAGCTTTTTTCTGTTTCCCATGTGGTCCGCTATGCTCCCAGTGCCTGCAACACCCAGCCCTGGCTGGTACGGAAGGAAGGTCAGAACCTCCGGGTATTCCGGGTTGCAGGAAAACGGGGTATCATGAGCAAGGCCCTGGTCGGCTACTACAACCGCATCGATCTTGGTATCTTTCTCTGTTTCCTGGAGCTGTGTCTTGCACATGAAGAAAAGGCCTTCAGACGAATGCTATTGGCTGATGAGACAGCTTTGGACAACCGTACGTTCTGTGCTGAATATGTTTGTATCTAGACAATCGATGAGATTTGTTGTATTTTTCGCAGGTTTTCGGATAGTATGTTTCGTAGGTACTGTGTTGTTGAAACGATCGCTGCAGGAAGGAGCAGGATGCGCAAAGCAAAGAAACCCCTTTCGATCAAGAGTATGCTCATCATCCTCTTTACTACGATCGTTCTCGTTTCCCTGAGCGGAATCGGGACAATCATCTATCTGCGTTGGTCATCCTCGACACGCAAAACGATTGAGAGCATAGCCGACACCATCAGCGATTCCTTGCGCTACCAGATCGAGACGTTCATCGAGACACCCAGCCAAGTCAATCTCACCAGCCAAGCATTGCTTGAGCATGAGGTCATCGACCTTGTCGATTCCCATCAGCGGGATGATTTCTTCACCAGTGTGCTCAGCTCGTTCCAAGGACCACTCTACAGCTTCAGCTATGGGACTACCGAAGGGTACTACTATGGCGCGCGGCGCAATGAGCAGGGTCAGGTGGAAATCATGCAGAGAGATGAGGCTACGCTGGGAAAATCCTGGTACTTTGCTCTCAACGAAGAGGGGGAACGGGGCGAAATGGTATTGGAAGCCGGTCCCTTTGACCCAAGGACCCGACCCTGGTACCAGGCAGCAGTTCAGGCAGGCAAACCGGTTCTCTCGCCCGTATATAAGCATTTCGTCATGGATGATCTGGCCATCTCCTCTGCTGTTCCCGTTGTGACGGCCCAAGGCGAATTGCGTGGTGTCTTGGGGGCTCATGTCCTGCTTACCGATATCGCAGCCTCCCTTGTCCAGGCGGTCCAGCCCACTGGAGGACAGGCTGTCGTGGTGGAACGGGAGACGGGCCTCATAATTGCAAACTCCTTCGGCCGTGACTCCTTCGAGATTGCAGCGGATGGCATGTTTATGCGCCGTCATATCTCATCCCTGGCTCATACGGTCTTCCCCCAAGCCTACGAGAGTGCACAGCTTTCCCTCATCAAGGATGAGCATAACGCAACGTTCCACGTAACCCGTGAGCATCTTGATACGCTTGGGGTGGATTGGCTGGTGATCATCGCCATCCCCGATACCCTGCTCTTTTCGCCCGTACAGGAGAGCATGACTGTCACCATTCTGCTCACCCTGCTTGCAGTCGCAATCTCTGCGCTCATCTACCAGTTTTTCATAGATCGATTGCTCAACCAGGTTGATGACTTGCTCAAGGTCTCAGAGAGCCTTGCATCGGGCGACCTCTCCAAGCGGGTTGCGATTGTCCGTGAGGATGAGATCGGTGGCATCTCAGCCAGTCTCAATCATGTTGCCGATGCAATGCAGCTTTTGATCAACAATCTGGAGCAACAGGTGGAAGAACGAACAGAAGCTTTGCATCAGGCAAACCGGAGCCTGGAGGAGAACTCCCTGCAGCTGGAGCTGCTGCTCAACTCCACTGCTGAGGCCATCTATGGGGTGGATCTTGAGGAGCGGTGCACGTTCTGCAACCAAAGTACGCTCCAAATCCTTGGATACTCCTCCCCTGATGATCTCCTGGGCAGGAATATGCATCAGATCATCCACCACAGCCGTCCCGATGGGACCCCCCTCCCGATCCAGGAGTGCAAAATCGCCCAATCGATGCGCCAGGGAATTGGGCTTGCCTCGGAGGATGAGATGTTCTGGAAAGCCGATGGCACCAGCTTCAATGCATCCTATCACTCCTTTCCCCAGATCCGGGAAGGAAAGGTGGTCGGAGGGGTGGTCTCCTTCATGGATATCACCCAGCGCAAGGAACGGGAACAGCGAATCGTCTACCTGGGCAATCATGATGCCCTCACCGGACTGTACAACCGCAGCTACTTTGAAAAGGTGTATCTATCCTATGACAAGGGCAGTTCCTGGCCGCTCTCAATCATCTTTGCCGATATCAACGGGTTGAAGATGACCAACGACATCTTTGGACATCAGGCAGGGGACAAGCTGATCATCAAGGCAGCCCAGATCCTCAAGCAGAGCAGCAGAGCTGATGACATTGTCGCGCGTACCGGCGGCGATGAGTTCATCCTCCTGCTGCCAAAGACCTCGGAAGAACAGGCTCTTGAGGTGATGGAAACCATTCGCACCGGTTTTGCCAATGCGCGGATTGAAGCGATCAAATGCAGCATCTCGCTCGGAAGTGAAACCAAATACACGGAAGGATTGGCGCTTGAGGAAGTCATTGCAAATGCCGAAAACGCCATGTATCGGGACAAGAGCACCAATCGCAGGTCGGTGCAGAATGACCTGATCAATACGCTGCAGGAGACCTTGCACTCACGCAGTCCGCGTGAGGAAGCACACTCACTGGAAGTGCAACGGCTCTGTCTCCGATTGGCCTCTGCACTGCATCTTTCGAAGGCTGACCTCGATCTGGTCAAACGGGTAGCCTATCTGCATGATATCGGAAAGATTTCACTCACTGAGGAACTGCTTCACAAACAGCAATTGAATTCGGATGAATATGAGCGGATGAAACAGCACCCGGTTGTTGGGTATCGCATTCTCACCCTCTTCGATGACACGCTCGACCTGGCCGAGATTGTCTACAGCCATCATGAACGGTGGGATGGAAGCGGATATCCGCGAGGTCTGCACGGTGAGCAGATACCCTACCTTTCCAGAATTCTTGCGGTGGCGGAGACCTATGATCGGATACTCAGCAGAAGAACTGATCTGGAAATGCTTGGACGCAAGGCATACGCCCTGGAAGAGGTTCGCAAAGGCTCCTGTACGCAGTTCGACCCTGAGATAGCCACACGCTTCGTCAGGATGATCGAAGAGGCCGGGGAGAGCGGAGGTGGTGATGCGTAGCCTCCAGATCGTCTTTCTTTTGCTTGTTTGCTGTGTTCTCCCTTTGGCGGCGGAGATTGCCCCGGAAGAGTACCGGAAGATGCAACTCGGCTCTGACGAGCATCTGGAAATCCTGGTCCGGTCGGTTTCGAAAAGGTCGGGGCTCTTCAGTCGCGATACCAACGTCACCGTGAAAGCCGAGGTACTGGTTGTGCATCGCAGCAGGTCCTGTCTCAGCGAAGGCGACCAGATCACCATCGCCTATACCAGCACCAAGCTGGCCAAGGGATGGGCGGGGCCCAGACCCATTCCCATCCTCAAGCGCAAAAACGAAACCTCGGCATTTCTCGCCTTCGATGCAGAAAAAAACGTCTATGTACCGGCAGCACGCGGGTACTCCTTCGAGTCATTGCTCCTGGCCGACCTCTTCTGAACACCCCTTTTGATATGTTTTGCTTTTTGTTCCTACCTTCAGTATCATGAAGGAAGGAGGCACTCATGTTTGACGAACTGAAAGCGCGCTATGACCGTCTGGGACCGGATGCAACCGATGATGAGATCAAACTGACTGCAGAGGCCTTGGGGCGAAGGCAGTACATGCCGGTGCTCATTCTCTCCGTTCCCTCGTTCCTGTACTTCAGGCGGGCGGACATGCAAGCAGAGTTTGCCCGTGTCCTTGCCTTGCGTGATGACAGTGCTGAGCTGAAGGCCGTGGTTGGCCTTGAGAGCGGGAGTGCAGTGAAGGAAAAGCACCTGCTCACCTTGCTCAACCAGTATGAGATCCTGCGCGGGCTTCGCACCGGAGACGGCGATGCCTGGGCCTTGGTGAACGAACTCTACGAAGACGACTGACATGCTCAGCTGTGCAGCTTGTTCGAATGGGAAGGCCCCGTGCCTTCACCACGTACCGATCTTCTCTCATCTTGAACCTGGGCAGATACGGCAGGTGCAGCAACTCATCATCCAACGCCAGCTCTCGGCAGGGGAGGTGCTCTTTCGTGAAGGCGATGCCTGCCAATCCCTCTACATCGTACGCACCGGTTCGCTGAAACTGGTGCGCTATGGAAGTGATGGGAAGGAGTATCTTCTGGATACCCTCTTCCCCGGAGACTTCTATGGCAGTGACCAGCTTTTGGGTCTGGGCGAAGTTCGCGAGAACGGCATAGCAGAGCAAGATACGGGTATTTGCACCATCAATGGCGTGGATCTGAAGAACCTGATGCTGGGACAACCTGAGATTGGAGTGAAGATGATGCTGTACATGAACTCCAAACTGGAGCAGTATCGCCTCCAGCTGGAGATGCTCTCCACCAAGGATGTGGAGAAACGCATCTGCATGTACCTCAGTGAGCGCTCAAGAAAGACAGGCTCGCTCACGCTCTCCCTTTCACAGGAGGATATCGGCAACGCCATCCATCTGACCAAGGAGACGGTGAACCGAAAGCTCTCCACGCTTCAGGAGGAGGGTGTCGTGGAGGTTTCCGGAAAGAAGAAGGTCATCATCCTGGATCTTGGAATGCTCAAACAGCGTGCTTTTTTGTAGAAATCATCACCAAGTTGATTTGAATCATATTCCGCTTCGCATTTCCTTCGTACACTTGGGCCATACACAAGACGAACAAGGAGAAGCACGATGCACAATACAACCCTTTCAGACCTGGTCAGACGCCACCCGTTGGCAACCACCTTTCTCAATGAGAAGCATATCGACTATTGCTGTGGAGGGGATGACCTGCTCTCTCATGCCATCGGGCAAGCGGGTTATGACCAGTCTTCCTTCCTCAGCGAATTGGATGAGTATCTTGCAGTGCAGGAAGCAAAGTTCAACCCGTCCATCAGCGAGAAGCTCTACGACATGTCGGTGAGTGAGCTCATCACCCACCTTGAGGCGACGCACCACCGTGATGAGCGGATGTTGATTGCAGACATCGATGCAAAGCTGGCAACCATCCTTTCGGTGCACTATACTTCCCACAAGGAGGAGTTGGTCACGGTATTCAAGCTGTTTGCCGATCTGCGCAAGGAGCTGTTGGTCCACTTCGTCCAGGAAGAGGAGGAGGTGTTCCCCCTGATGAGAGAGAAGGCAACCGCCGATGCTTTGGCAAAGGTTGAGGCGCTGGAAGCGGATCATGAGGCTGCCGGAACCCTGATCAAGGCCTTGATCAAGGCTACCAACGATTTCACGGCCCCCAAGGACAGCTGTCCTACCTATGAAGCTGCGTATGCGCTGATGAAGCGCTTGGTTGAGGATGTATTCTTGCACATCTACAAGGAAAACAGCATCCTCTTTCCTCTCTATGAAAAAGGAGTTGCATGATGAAACGGACGGTGAAAAACAATGTGTCATGGATCGGACGGATCGACTGGGAACTGAAGACATTCCACGGGGATGACTATTCGATCAACCACGGGTCAAGCCAGAATGCCTATCTTATCGAGGAGGGGAAGACCGTTCTCATCGATACCATCTGGAAACCCTATGAGAAAGAGTTCCGTGACAACTTGGAGAAGGAGATCGACCTCTCCCAGATTGATTTCATCGTCATCAACCATGGGGAGGTGGACCACAGCGGGTCGCTTCCCTACCTGATGGAGAAGATACCCAATACCCCCATCTATTGCACGGCAAACGCCGTCAAATCCTTGGTCGGCCAGTATCATCATCCTGAGTGGAACTACCAGGTGGTGAAGACCGGTGACTCGGTGGACATCGGCAACAACAAGAAGCTGGTCTTCGTGGAAATGCGGATGCTCCACTGGCCCGACAGCATGGCAACCTACCTCACCGGTGACAACATCCTC includes:
- a CDS encoding nitroreductase family protein, translating into MFKRKSFHRFGPFEPFTQQEKASLVEHFASVVPLDASIKTKILLVPIGQTTCKRGEYCILIYSEQRGAYLENAGYMGAQLDLLLAGKDIGCCWYGVGKPRQESYEGLRFVTMLAIAKQESSSFRKDYTKAKRKSVDEIWEGDELFSVSHVVRYAPSACNTQPWLVRKEGQNLRVFRVAGKRGIMSKALVGYYNRIDLGIFLCFLELCLAHEEKAFRRMLLADETALDNRTFCAEYVCI
- a CDS encoding diguanylate cyclase, which codes for MRKAKKPLSIKSMLIILFTTIVLVSLSGIGTIIYLRWSSSTRKTIESIADTISDSLRYQIETFIETPSQVNLTSQALLEHEVIDLVDSHQRDDFFTSVLSSFQGPLYSFSYGTTEGYYYGARRNEQGQVEIMQRDEATLGKSWYFALNEEGERGEMVLEAGPFDPRTRPWYQAAVQAGKPVLSPVYKHFVMDDLAISSAVPVVTAQGELRGVLGAHVLLTDIAASLVQAVQPTGGQAVVVERETGLIIANSFGRDSFEIAADGMFMRRHISSLAHTVFPQAYESAQLSLIKDEHNATFHVTREHLDTLGVDWLVIIAIPDTLLFSPVQESMTVTILLTLLAVAISALIYQFFIDRLLNQVDDLLKVSESLASGDLSKRVAIVREDEIGGISASLNHVADAMQLLINNLEQQVEERTEALHQANRSLEENSLQLELLLNSTAEAIYGVDLEERCTFCNQSTLQILGYSSPDDLLGRNMHQIIHHSRPDGTPLPIQECKIAQSMRQGIGLASEDEMFWKADGTSFNASYHSFPQIREGKVVGGVVSFMDITQRKEREQRIVYLGNHDALTGLYNRSYFEKVYLSYDKGSSWPLSIIFADINGLKMTNDIFGHQAGDKLIIKAAQILKQSSRADDIVARTGGDEFILLLPKTSEEQALEVMETIRTGFANARIEAIKCSISLGSETKYTEGLALEEVIANAENAMYRDKSTNRRSVQNDLINTLQETLHSRSPREEAHSLEVQRLCLRLASALHLSKADLDLVKRVAYLHDIGKISLTEELLHKQQLNSDEYERMKQHPVVGYRILTLFDDTLDLAEIVYSHHERWDGSGYPRGLHGEQIPYLSRILAVAETYDRILSRRTDLEMLGRKAYALEEVRKGSCTQFDPEIATRFVRMIEEAGESGGGDA
- a CDS encoding Crp/Fnr family transcriptional regulator; the encoded protein is MLSCAACSNGKAPCLHHVPIFSHLEPGQIRQVQQLIIQRQLSAGEVLFREGDACQSLYIVRTGSLKLVRYGSDGKEYLLDTLFPGDFYGSDQLLGLGEVRENGIAEQDTGICTINGVDLKNLMLGQPEIGVKMMLYMNSKLEQYRLQLEMLSTKDVEKRICMYLSERSRKTGSLTLSLSQEDIGNAIHLTKETVNRKLSTLQEEGVVEVSGKKKVIILDLGMLKQRAFL
- a CDS encoding DUF542 domain-containing protein, producing MHNTTLSDLVRRHPLATTFLNEKHIDYCCGGDDLLSHAIGQAGYDQSSFLSELDEYLAVQEAKFNPSISEKLYDMSVSELITHLEATHHRDERMLIADIDAKLATILSVHYTSHKEELVTVFKLFADLRKELLVHFVQEEEEVFPLMREKATADALAKVEALEADHEAAGTLIKALIKATNDFTAPKDSCPTYEAAYALMKRLVEDVFLHIYKENSILFPLYEKGVA